In Kryptolebias marmoratus isolate JLee-2015 linkage group LG11, ASM164957v2, whole genome shotgun sequence, the following proteins share a genomic window:
- the si:dkey-82f1.1 gene encoding DENN domain-containing protein 2A produces MPAASTMTGGRALLLCTNTDNCIYQSVNGFQCCGLKVGEAPSPVVPQPLEVCGSPGYRDKRGAAETTKHPPPPLVSLRDSPGPLDNMLAHRRTPSISDQRPPNMENGLSHSKSSAGAKAASIRDKISQWEGKKEPVTLTGTSPPSATQKEVETVRKKESKVSDVQRTDSKRFVSWDRQDSGKENVGKLVDLSPTGKDKEGMPERRCCASKPTEPQDKKTVLTHVKKLEKATKEVPGRPSLAFPGNYFSPPSKEELEETEKKTSEPIFGTFDKARPGGFQRKRQGDSENVYCEPGAPFINPLPKPQRTFQHPTPPTGTTSGPFSGKATRNLPPLPSIPPPPLPSCPPPGVCRRPWADKPRDSNNRKSYEFEDLLQSSAESCRVDWYAQSRLGLTCTLSEENVYEDIIDPPSKDNPYEDIELEQSCLGSKCVSPASSSPVPDKLVPKSGFFRQNSERRSFKAPELRKTNRDAGISSPSRISPPSTPSSPDDTPCLSGDPYNRRRRKIPKMVLKINGIFEARRGKKHMKKVSQSAESSSGRDENSESESDTEEKLKAHSQRLVSVQSMLRQAGRYRTLERDLMELQERKLFEYFIVVALHKTKAGVPYLPEVTQQFPLKLERSFKFMRETEDQLKVIPQFCFPDAKDWAPVDNFPSETFSFVLTGEDGSRRFGYCRRLLPSGKGRRLPEVYCIVSRLGCFDLFSKILDEVEKRRAISPALVQPFMRGIMEAPFPAPGRTITVKNFLPGSGTEVIELCRPSDSRLEHVDFECLFSSLNLRLLLRVFASLLLERRVIFTADKLSTLSQCCHAVVALLYPFTWQHTYIPVLPPSMLDIVCTPTPFIVGLLSSSLPRLKELPLEEVLVVDLGNNRFLRQLDDEDSILPHKLQAALEHVLEKRRELACEKGDLPNDSSSLSTVVSEAFVRFFVEMVGHYSLFMGGAERDDESLSSPTVPSPSSSSSSSSSPSPSSSFQREAFRKAVTSKSLRRFLEVFMETQMFTGFIQERELRRQGLKGLFEVRAQEYLDSLPGSEQRGVNKFLKGLGNKMKFLSKR; encoded by the exons ATTCCAGTGCTGTGGCTTGAAAGTTGGGGAGGCTCCATCGCCTGTGGTGCCCCAGCCTTTAGAGGTGTGTGGGTCCCCGGGGTACAGAGACAAAAGGGGTGCTGCTGAGACCACCAAGCATCCTCCCCCCCCCCTGGTCAGCCTAAGGGACAGCCCGGGTCCTCTGGACAACATGCTGGCTCACAGGAGAACCCCGTCCATCAGTGACCAGCGACCCCCCAACATGGAGAATGGGCTGAGCCACAGCAAGAGCTCTGCGGGAGCCAAAGCTGCCAGCATCCGTGATAAGATTTCACAGTGGGAGGGCAAAAAGGAGCCTGTGACTTTAACAGGAACAAGTCCACCGAGTGCAACACAGAAGGAGGTTGAGACTGTGAGGAAAAAGGAATCCAAAGTTTCTGATGTCCAAAGAACGGACAGCAAGAGGTTTGTCAGCTGGGACAGACAAGACTCAGGGAAAGAAAATGTTGGAAAACTGGTGGATTTGAGCCCAACAGGCAAAGACAAGGAGGGAATGCCTGAGAGGAGGTGTTGTGCTTCCAAACCAACAGAACCCCAGGACAAGAAAACTGTTCTGACTCATGTTAAAAAACTAGAAAAGGCAACAAAGGAAGTACCTGGCAGACCCTCGCTGGCATTTCCAGGGAATTACTTCAGTCCCCCTTCaaaagaggagctggaggaaacagagaagaagaccaGTGAACCCATTTTTGGGACTTTTGACAAGGCTCGACCTGGCGGGTTTCAGAGGAAAAGGCAGGGGGATTCAGAGAACGTTTACTGTGAGCCCGGTGCTCCGTTTATAAACCCTCTACCCAAACCTCAAAGAACGTTTCAGCACCCCACACCACCTACGGGAACAACATCAGGGCCTTTCTCTGGAAAAGCAACGAGGAACCTGCCTCCTTTACCTTCTATTCCCCCGCCTCCTTTACCCTCGTGCCCGCCCCCTGGAGTTTGCAGAAGACCCTGGGCTGACAAACCACGGGACAGCAACAACAG GAAGTCCTACGAGTTTGAGGATCTGCTCCAGTCGTCTGCCGAGAGCTGCCGGGTGGACTGGTATGCTCAGTCCAGACTGGGCTTAACATGCACTTTATCAGAAGAGAACGTCTACGAGGACATAATAG ATCCACCGTCCAAGGACAACCCTTATGAAGATATTGAGTTGGAGCAAAGTTGTTTGGGAAGCAAATGCGTTTCACCTGCCTCCTCGTCGCCTGTCCCCGACAAG CTAGTACCCAAGTCCGGCTTCTTCAGGCAAAACTCAGAGCGCCGGAGCTTTAAAGCCCCAGAACTGCGCAAGACTAACCGAGACGCTGGCATCTCCTCCCCCTCCCGTATCAGCCCCCCCTCGACACCCAGCAGCCCCGATGACACCCCCTGTCTCTCTGGGGACCCTTACAATCGCAGACGGAGGAAAATCCCCAAG ATGGTGCTGAAAATCAATGGCATCTTTGAGGCCCGCAGAGGAAAGAAACACATGAAGAAGGTTTCTCAGTCTGCGGAGTCCAGCTCAGGGAGAG ATGAGAACAGTGAGTCCGAAAGTGACACAgaggaaaaactaaaag CTCACAGCCAGCGGCTGGTATCGGTCCAGTCCATGCTGAGGCAGGCGGGGCGGTATCGGACCTTGGAGAGGGATTTGATGGAATTACAGGAAAGAAAGCTCTTTGAGTACTTTATAGTTGTTGCGTTGCATAAGACCAAGGCTGGAGTTCCATACCTGCCGGAAGTCACTCAGCAGTTtcctttaaag CTCGAGAGGAGCTTTAAGTTCATGCGGGAGACTGAGGACCAGCTGAAGGTCATCCCTCAGTTCTGTTTCCCCGACGCCAAAGACTGGGCGCCTGTCGACAACTTCCCCAG TGAGACGTTCTCTTTTGTACTAACTGGTGAAGATGGAAGCAGAAGGTTTGGCTACTGTCGTCGCTTGCTG CCCAGCGGTAAAGGCCGGAGGCTCCCTGAGGTCTACTGCATCGTCAGCCGCCTGGGTTGCTTCGACCTCTTCTCCAAG ATCCTGGATGAAGTGGAGAAGAGGAGGGCCATTTCTCCAGCTCTCGTGCAGCCTTTCATGAGAGGCATCATGGAGGCTCCCTTTCCTGCCCCAGGAAGGACGATCACTGTCAAAAACTTCCTACCTGGGTCTGGCACAGAG GTGATAGAGCTGTGTCGGCCGTCAGATTCCCGTCTGGAACACGTGGACTTCGAATGCCTCTTCTCTTCGTTAAACCTCCGGCTGCTGCTCCGAGTTTTTGCCTCTCTGCTTCTGGAGCGCCGGGTCATATTTACTGCAGACAAACTCAG CACGCTGTCTCAGTGTTGTCACGCAGTGGTGGCCCTGCTGTATCCCTTCACCTGGCAGCACACGTACATTCCCGTTCTGCCCCCGTCCATGTTGGACATAGTCTGCACCCCAACGCCGTTTATAGTGGGCCTCCTCTCCAGCTCTCTACCTCGACTCAAAGAGCTGCCCCTAGAAGAA gTCCTGGTGGTCGACCTCGGCAACAACCGCTTCCTACGTCAG ctgGATGATGAAGACTCCATTCTTCCTCACAAGCTGCAGGCAGCGCTCGAGCACGTGTTGGAAAAGAGGAGGGAACTGGCCTGTGAGAAAGGAGATCTGCCCAATG ACTCCAGCTCCCTCAGCACTGTGGTCTCAGAGGCCTTCGTGCGTTTCTTTGTGGAGATGGTGGGCCACTACTCCCTCTTCATGGGAGGGGCGGAGCGGGACGACGAGTCCTTGTCCTCGCCCACCGTACCCAGcccctcgtcttcctcctcctcctcctcctccccctccccgtCCTCGTCCTTTCAGCGGGAGGCCTTTCGCAAAGCGGTCACGTCCAAGAGCTTGAGGAGGTTCCTGGAGGTGTTCATGGAGACCCAGATGTTTACCGGCTTCATCCAGGAGAGGGAGCTGCGCAGACAGGGCCTCAAGG GTCTCTTTGAGGTAAGAGCTCAGGAGTATCTGGACTCACTTCCTGGCAGCGAGCAAAGAGGCGTAAACAAGTTCCTCAAGGGCCTCG GAAACAAGATGAAGTTTCTCTCCAAAAGATAA